A portion of the Pseudomonas koreensis genome contains these proteins:
- a CDS encoding alpha/beta fold hydrolase → MTDWLLDQVFDFNGHQVRYAVRGDGSPLVFVHGTPFSSYVWHRIAPHFFATHRVHYFDLLGYGQSAQPDADVSLGVQNELLAQLLDHWNLQNPDMVAHDFGGATVLRAHLLNGKDYRSLTLIDPVALTPWGSPFVQHVRQDEAAFSGLPDYIQRAIVPTYIRGAIHRRIADDELAAYVNPWLGDPGQAAFYRQIAQMDERYTREAESLYPTIRCPVQILWGEEDQWIPIERGRALQQMIPGAQFHAIANAGHLVQEDAPEAIVAALLRFL, encoded by the coding sequence ATGACGGACTGGCTGCTGGATCAGGTCTTTGACTTCAACGGGCATCAAGTGCGTTATGCCGTGCGCGGTGACGGTTCGCCGCTGGTGTTCGTGCATGGCACGCCATTTTCGTCTTATGTCTGGCACCGCATCGCCCCGCACTTTTTCGCCACCCACCGTGTGCACTACTTCGATCTGCTCGGTTACGGACAGTCCGCACAGCCAGACGCGGACGTCTCCCTTGGCGTACAGAATGAACTCCTGGCGCAGCTGCTCGATCATTGGAACCTGCAAAATCCGGACATGGTCGCCCATGATTTTGGCGGCGCTACGGTGTTGCGTGCGCACCTGCTCAACGGCAAGGATTATCGCAGCCTGACCCTGATCGACCCGGTCGCATTGACACCGTGGGGCTCGCCGTTTGTGCAGCATGTGCGTCAAGACGAGGCGGCCTTCAGTGGCTTGCCCGATTACATCCAGCGCGCCATCGTGCCGACCTATATTCGTGGTGCAATTCACCGTCGAATTGCCGATGACGAACTGGCGGCGTATGTAAATCCGTGGCTGGGCGATCCGGGGCAAGCGGCGTTCTACCGGCAGATCGCGCAGATGGATGAACGCTATACCCGCGAAGCCGAAAGTCTGTACCCGACGATCCGCTGCCCGGTGCAGATTCTTTGGGGCGAAGAGGATCAATGGATCCCCATCGAACGTGGCCGCGCGTTGCAGCAGATGATTCCCGGGGCGCAATTTCACGCCATCGCCAATGCCGGCCACCTTGTCCAGGAAGATGCCCCCGAAGCCATCGTCGCCGCCCTGCTGCGCTTTCTCTGA
- the codB gene encoding cytosine permease: MTQNASGNDYPLSEVPMHARKGLASTAMVLLGFTFFTATLFAGGKLGVAFGFAEMMAVIIVGNLLLGLYAAGLGYIAFKSGLNSVLMGRFCFGEVGSKLSDLILGFTQIGWYAWGTATAAVVIGKYFGLNEATVLGLMVLFGLGFCATAYIGYRGLEILSYIAVPAMMLLLMLSMWVATVKVGGFEGLLSVIPTGSLDWSTAITLVFGTFVSGATQATNWTRFSRSARVAVLASLIGFFIGNGLMVLIGAYGAIVYQQPDVVEVLLLQGFAMAAMAMLLLNIWSTQDNTIYNFAVAGCNLLRTGRRKTVTLGGAVIGTLLALLGMYDMLVPYLILLGTVIPPIGGVIMADFFYRWRGHYPRLADARLPAFNWPGLGAYGVGTVAAFSSPWVAPLVGIAAAALTYVIVTGVLGARRLSAPLQDL; this comes from the coding sequence ATGACGCAGAACGCCTCCGGCAACGATTACCCGCTCAGTGAAGTGCCGATGCACGCGCGCAAAGGCCTGGCCTCGACGGCGATGGTGTTACTGGGTTTCACGTTTTTCACCGCGACCTTGTTTGCCGGCGGCAAGCTGGGGGTCGCTTTCGGTTTTGCCGAGATGATGGCGGTGATCATTGTCGGCAACCTGTTGCTCGGTCTGTACGCCGCGGGCCTGGGTTACATCGCCTTCAAGAGCGGCCTCAATTCGGTACTGATGGGCCGTTTCTGTTTTGGCGAAGTCGGCAGCAAGCTCAGCGACCTGATCCTCGGTTTCACCCAGATCGGCTGGTACGCCTGGGGCACGGCGACGGCGGCGGTGGTGATCGGCAAATACTTCGGTCTGAATGAGGCCACGGTGCTCGGCCTGATGGTGCTGTTCGGTCTGGGCTTTTGCGCCACCGCATACATCGGTTATCGCGGGCTGGAAATTCTTTCGTACATCGCGGTGCCGGCGATGATGTTGCTGCTGATGCTGTCGATGTGGGTGGCGACGGTGAAAGTCGGCGGCTTCGAAGGTTTGCTCAGCGTAATACCGACGGGTTCGCTGGACTGGTCGACAGCGATCACCCTGGTGTTCGGCACCTTCGTCAGCGGTGCGACGCAGGCGACCAACTGGACTCGTTTCTCGCGTTCGGCGCGGGTCGCAGTGCTGGCTAGCCTGATCGGTTTTTTCATCGGCAACGGCCTGATGGTGCTGATCGGCGCATACGGCGCGATCGTCTATCAGCAACCCGATGTGGTTGAAGTGCTGCTGTTGCAAGGCTTTGCCATGGCCGCGATGGCCATGCTCTTGCTGAACATCTGGAGCACGCAGGACAACACCATCTACAACTTCGCCGTGGCCGGCTGCAACCTGCTGCGTACCGGGCGGCGCAAAACCGTGACCCTCGGTGGCGCGGTGATCGGCACTCTGCTCGCCCTGCTGGGCATGTACGACATGCTGGTGCCGTATCTGATCCTGCTCGGCACGGTGATTCCGCCGATTGGCGGGGTGATCATGGCTGACTTCTTCTACCGTTGGCGCGGGCACTATCCGCGTCTGGCCGACGCACGGTTGCCGGCGTTCAACTGGCCGGGGCTCGGGGCCTACGGGGTGGGCACCGTCGCTGCGTTCAGTTCGCCTTGGGTCGCGCCGCTGGTAGGGATCGCCGCTGCCGCGCTAACGTATGTCATCGTCACCGGTGTGCTCGGCGCCCGTCGCCTCAGTGCACCACTACAAGACTTATAA
- the codA gene encoding cytosine deaminase, with product MHIINARLRNQEGLHELHLEDGLIHSIARQTEAPSLGPDDLDAGGNLVVPPFVEPHIHLDATLTAGEPRWNMSGTLFEGIECWGERKVTITEEDTKTRAKKTIQALAAHGIQHVRTHVDVTDPQLTALKAMLEVREESRHLIDLQIVAFPQEGIESFRNGRELMEEAIRMGADVVGGIPHFEYTRDQGVSSVKFLMDLAERTGCLVDVHCDETDDPHSRFLEVLAEEARSRDMGARVTASHTTAMGSYDNAYCAKLFRLLGHSGISFVSCPTESIHLQGRFDNFPKRRGVTRVNELLEAGMNVCFGQDSIVDPWYPLGNGNILRVLEAGLHICHMLGYRNLQSALDLVTDNSAKAMHLGERYGLEQGRPANLLILSADSDYEVIRSQGLPLYSIRGGKVLMKRQMPVVEFSRELR from the coding sequence ATGCACATCATCAACGCCCGCCTGCGCAACCAGGAAGGCCTGCACGAATTGCACCTTGAAGACGGCCTGATCCACAGCATCGCCCGCCAGACCGAAGCGCCGAGCCTCGGCCCGGATGACCTCGATGCCGGCGGCAATCTGGTGGTGCCGCCCTTCGTCGAGCCGCACATTCACCTCGACGCCACCCTTACCGCCGGCGAGCCGCGCTGGAACATGAGCGGCACGCTGTTCGAAGGCATCGAGTGCTGGGGCGAGCGCAAAGTCACGATCACCGAAGAAGACACCAAGACCCGCGCCAAGAAGACCATTCAGGCGCTGGCCGCCCACGGCATTCAGCACGTGCGCACCCACGTTGACGTCACCGACCCGCAACTCACCGCGCTCAAAGCCATGCTCGAAGTGCGCGAGGAAAGCCGTCACCTGATCGATCTGCAAATCGTCGCGTTCCCGCAGGAAGGCATCGAGTCGTTCCGCAACGGCCGCGAGCTGATGGAGGAAGCGATCCGCATGGGCGCCGATGTGGTCGGGGGCATTCCGCATTTCGAGTACACCCGTGATCAGGGCGTCAGTTCGGTGAAGTTTCTGATGGACCTGGCCGAGCGCACCGGATGTCTGGTCGACGTGCATTGCGACGAGACCGACGACCCGCATTCGCGCTTCCTGGAAGTGCTCGCAGAAGAGGCGCGCAGCCGCGACATGGGCGCCCGCGTCACCGCCAGCCACACCACGGCGATGGGCTCTTACGACAACGCCTACTGCGCCAAACTGTTCCGCCTGCTCGGCCATTCCGGGATCAGTTTCGTCTCCTGCCCGACCGAGAGCATTCACCTGCAAGGACGCTTCGACAACTTCCCGAAACGCCGCGGCGTCACCCGCGTCAACGAACTGCTCGAAGCCGGAATGAACGTGTGTTTCGGCCAGGATTCCATCGTCGATCCGTGGTACCCGCTGGGCAATGGCAACATCCTGCGCGTGCTCGAAGCGGGTCTGCACATCTGCCACATGCTCGGCTACCGCAACCTGCAAAGTGCGCTGGACCTGGTTACCGACAACAGTGCCAAAGCCATGCATCTGGGCGAGCGTTACGGCCTGGAACAGGGCCGCCCGGCGAACCTGCTGATTCTGTCGGCGGACAGCGATTACGAGGTGATCCGCAGCCAGGGCCTGCCGCTGTATTCGATTCGTGGCGGCAAGGTGTTGATGAAGCGGCAGATGCCGGTGGTGGAGTTCAGCAGAGAATTGCGCTGA
- a CDS encoding diaminopimelate epimerase translates to MTRFYDARGNIYAVVSPQALREAGIALPVSAAECAESRQQWSEAAIALCCHWPEGQRPANSKPHRSDGLLIGPFQTSAPFDVLIVNTDGSLAERSGNGLTIFSQALSEQGLMREEGAVLRVHHDKDEALETSVKPAEVEGVRGFWLDLGQPGFGPQAVGAQSVESAHFNHRDVSHVQPLAQLDPDWSYSQFVRIGNPHCVTLLGDAGALPSNEQMRESPLNERLTAIAYAMPIGAGKPCPAGVNLQWAVLASPQKIFARVFERGEGPTASSGTSASAVACAAWRVGWVEAGEVRVIMPGGTAPVLLEVSEGALLRVKLFGAGRLMD, encoded by the coding sequence ATGACAAGGTTCTACGACGCACGCGGCAATATCTACGCTGTGGTTTCGCCCCAAGCCTTGCGCGAGGCCGGAATTGCTTTGCCGGTCAGCGCCGCCGAGTGCGCGGAGTCTCGGCAGCAATGGAGCGAAGCCGCCATCGCTCTGTGCTGCCATTGGCCCGAAGGCCAGCGCCCGGCCAACAGCAAACCGCACCGCAGCGATGGTCTGCTGATCGGCCCGTTTCAGACGTCGGCACCGTTCGATGTGCTCATCGTGAATACCGACGGCAGCCTCGCCGAACGCAGCGGTAACGGTCTGACGATTTTCTCTCAGGCATTGTCCGAGCAAGGCTTGATGCGGGAAGAGGGCGCGGTATTGCGCGTTCATCATGACAAGGATGAAGCGCTGGAAACCTCGGTTAAACCGGCCGAAGTTGAAGGCGTGCGCGGCTTCTGGCTTGATCTCGGTCAGCCCGGATTCGGCCCGCAAGCCGTGGGAGCGCAGTCAGTTGAGAGCGCTCACTTCAATCACCGTGACGTCAGTCATGTCCAGCCCCTCGCACAACTCGATCCCGACTGGAGCTACAGCCAGTTCGTGCGCATCGGCAATCCGCACTGCGTGACGCTACTCGGCGATGCAGGCGCTTTGCCGAGCAACGAGCAGATGCGTGAATCGCCCCTGAACGAAAGGCTGACCGCCATTGCCTATGCCATGCCCATCGGTGCTGGCAAACCCTGTCCGGCCGGCGTCAATCTGCAATGGGCCGTGCTGGCGTCGCCGCAGAAAATATTCGCCCGGGTATTCGAACGCGGCGAGGGGCCAACCGCATCGTCCGGCACCAGCGCCAGTGCGGTGGCATGTGCGGCGTGGCGGGTGGGTTGGGTTGAGGCGGGGGAGGTGCGGGTGATCATGCCCGGCGGCACTGCACCGGTTTTGCTGGAGGTTTCAGAAGGAGCATTGCTGCGGGTGAAATTGTTTGGCGCTGGGCGGTTGATGGATTGA
- a CDS encoding MFS transporter: MTSLNPQDTFVPGRLEQMSTRVAFFIAGLGIAAWAPLVPYAKARAGLDEGTLGLLLLCLGVGSILAMPLAGILATRFGCRRVATGGTLLICAALPLLATVSSIPALIATLFMFGAGLGTVDSTVNLQAVIVERASGKHMMSGFHGLFSLGGIVGAAGVSALLGLGLTPLAAMLVVVVLLIGALLKCVPHMLPYGSESSGPAFAIPHGIVLFIGGMCFIVFLTEGAALDWSAVFLAQERGIDTAYAGMGYAAFALTMTVGRLLGDRIVRKLGATRIILFGGLLAAAGLFLATFAPSWQAALVGYALVGAGCSNIVPVLYTAVGKQTVMPESIAVPAITTLGYAGILAGPAVIGFVAHASSLSFAFGLMAVLLVAVAIGGKVLKV; this comes from the coding sequence ATGACCAGCCTCAACCCCCAAGACACGTTCGTCCCCGGACGCCTGGAACAGATGTCCACGCGCGTCGCTTTTTTCATCGCCGGCCTCGGCATCGCCGCGTGGGCGCCGCTGGTACCGTATGCCAAGGCGCGGGCCGGGCTGGATGAGGGCACGCTGGGGTTATTGCTGCTGTGTCTGGGCGTCGGCTCGATTCTGGCCATGCCGCTGGCGGGAATTCTCGCCACGCGTTTTGGTTGCCGACGCGTGGCCACCGGCGGCACGCTGCTGATCTGCGCGGCGCTGCCGTTGCTGGCGACGGTGTCGTCGATCCCGGCGTTGATCGCCACGCTGTTCATGTTCGGCGCCGGCCTCGGCACGGTGGATTCGACGGTGAACCTGCAAGCGGTGATCGTCGAGCGCGCCAGCGGCAAGCACATGATGTCGGGTTTCCACGGCTTGTTCAGCCTCGGCGGCATTGTCGGTGCGGCGGGCGTCAGCGCCCTGCTCGGCCTCGGCCTGACGCCGCTGGCGGCCATGCTGGTGGTAGTGGTTTTGCTGATCGGCGCCTTGCTCAAGTGCGTGCCGCACATGTTGCCCTATGGCAGCGAAAGCTCCGGTCCGGCCTTCGCCATTCCCCACGGCATCGTGCTGTTTATCGGCGGCATGTGCTTCATCGTGTTCCTCACCGAAGGCGCGGCGCTGGACTGGAGCGCGGTGTTCCTCGCCCAGGAACGCGGAATCGACACGGCGTATGCGGGTATGGGTTACGCAGCGTTCGCCCTGACCATGACCGTGGGTCGTCTGCTCGGTGACCGCATCGTGCGCAAGCTCGGCGCGACGCGGATCATTCTGTTTGGCGGTCTGTTGGCGGCGGCGGGGTTGTTTCTCGCCACCTTCGCGCCGAGCTGGCAAGCGGCGCTGGTTGGGTATGCGCTGGTCGGCGCCGGGTGCTCGAACATCGTGCCGGTGCTGTACACGGCGGTGGGCAAGCAGACGGTGATGCCCGAAAGCATCGCGGTGCCGGCGATTACCACACTGGGTTACGCAGGGATTCTCGCCGGGCCGGCAGTGATCGGTTTTGTCGCCCATGCCAGCAGCCTGAGTTTTGCCTTTGGACTGATGGCGGTGTTGCTGGTGGCTGTGGCGATCGGCGGCAAAGTCCTGAAGGTCTGA
- a CDS encoding TonB-dependent siderophore receptor, translating to MNITITHNKKSPWLPLALALAVSAAMPLAFAAEAIHIRAQPLGQALSELGQQTSLQVFFSPELVAGKQAPAVDGDISPEQALRQLLQGSGLDYQINEGSVTLAPAATSTTSNGPLELGVTDIKVVGDWLGDADAAVVQNHPGARTVIRREAMLEQGAMNVSDVLKRVPGVQVQDSNGTGGSDISLNVGVRGLTSRLSPRSTVLIDGVPAAFAPYGQPQLSMAPISSGNLDSIDVVRGAGSVRYGPQNVGGVINFVTRAIPEKTTGEIGTTLETTQYGGWKHIDTAFLGGTADNGMGVALLYSGVNGHGYRERNNGNDIDDVLLKTHWAPTDQDDFSLNFHYYDASADMPGGLTQRQYDDKPYESVRDYDQFSGRRKDVSFKWIRQIDERTQAEILTYYTDSFRGSTIAARDQRTLSSYPRSYYTLGIEPRVSRVFDVGPTTQEVSVGYRYLKEAMHEESSRLALVNNQPVVTPTSDGHVFQDRTGGTEANSVYVDNKIDVGNWTVTPGIRFEHISTDWHDRAVLDTAGRPVPEKNRSIESNEPLPALSVMYHLSDAWKLFANYETSFGSLQYFQLGQGGSGDSTANGLEPEKAKTYEIGTRYNDDVWGGEVTLFYIDFDDELQYISNDIGWTNLGATKHQGIEASVHYDMAALDPRLDGLTANAGFTYTRATYEGEIPGFKGRDLPFYSRQVATVGLRYDINRWTYNIDGFAQSKQRSPGTGVNADGSFNGNYITEGTADGQYGDIPGYVTWNVRGGYDFGPQVSNLKLGAGVKNVFDKQYFTRSSDNNSGMYVGAPRTFFVQASVGF from the coding sequence GTGAACATCACCATAACCCACAATAAAAAATCCCCTTGGTTGCCACTGGCGCTGGCGCTCGCGGTCAGCGCAGCGATGCCGTTGGCGTTTGCCGCCGAAGCCATTCACATCCGCGCGCAGCCGCTGGGTCAGGCCTTGAGTGAGCTGGGCCAGCAAACCTCGCTGCAGGTGTTCTTCAGCCCTGAGCTGGTGGCCGGCAAACAGGCGCCAGCGGTCGACGGCGACATCTCGCCGGAGCAGGCGCTGCGCCAGTTGTTGCAAGGCAGCGGTCTGGATTATCAGATCAATGAGGGCTCGGTGACGCTCGCACCAGCCGCGACTTCAACTACCAGCAACGGCCCGCTGGAGCTCGGCGTGACCGACATCAAAGTAGTCGGCGACTGGCTCGGTGACGCCGACGCGGCGGTGGTGCAGAACCACCCCGGCGCGCGGACGGTGATTCGCCGCGAAGCGATGCTCGAGCAAGGTGCGATGAACGTCAGCGACGTGCTCAAACGCGTGCCCGGCGTGCAGGTGCAGGACTCCAACGGCACCGGCGGCAGTGATATCTCCCTTAACGTTGGCGTACGCGGTCTGACTTCGCGCCTGTCGCCACGCTCGACCGTGCTGATCGATGGCGTGCCTGCGGCGTTTGCCCCGTACGGCCAGCCGCAACTGTCGATGGCGCCGATTTCCTCGGGCAACCTCGACAGCATCGATGTGGTACGCGGCGCCGGTTCTGTGCGTTACGGGCCGCAGAACGTCGGCGGCGTGATCAATTTCGTGACCCGCGCGATCCCGGAAAAAACCACCGGCGAAATCGGCACCACCCTGGAAACGACTCAGTACGGCGGCTGGAAACACATCGACACCGCGTTCCTCGGCGGCACCGCCGACAACGGCATGGGTGTGGCGCTGCTGTACTCCGGCGTCAACGGTCACGGCTATCGCGAGCGCAACAACGGTAATGACATCGACGACGTGCTGCTCAAGACGCACTGGGCGCCGACCGATCAGGACGATTTCAGCCTCAACTTTCACTACTACGACGCCAGCGCCGACATGCCCGGCGGCCTGACCCAGCGTCAGTACGACGACAAGCCTTACGAATCGGTGCGTGACTACGATCAGTTCAGTGGCCGGCGCAAAGACGTGTCGTTCAAGTGGATCCGCCAGATCGATGAGCGCACCCAGGCAGAAATTCTCACCTATTACACCGACAGCTTTCGCGGCAGTACCATCGCCGCGCGCGATCAGCGCACCCTCAGCTCGTACCCGCGTTCCTATTACACCCTCGGCATCGAGCCGCGTGTGTCGCGGGTGTTCGATGTCGGCCCGACCACCCAGGAAGTCAGCGTTGGTTATCGCTATCTGAAAGAAGCAATGCACGAAGAATCCAGCCGTCTGGCGCTGGTCAACAACCAGCCGGTGGTCACACCGACCTCGGATGGCCATGTATTCCAGGATCGCACCGGCGGCACCGAGGCCAACTCGGTGTATGTCGACAACAAGATCGACGTCGGCAACTGGACCGTCACCCCGGGGATTCGCTTCGAACACATCAGCACTGACTGGCATGACCGCGCCGTGCTCGACACTGCCGGCCGGCCAGTGCCGGAGAAAAACCGTAGCATCGAAAGCAACGAACCGCTACCGGCGCTGAGTGTGATGTATCACTTGTCCGATGCCTGGAAGCTGTTTGCCAACTACGAAACCTCGTTCGGCAGCCTGCAATATTTCCAGCTCGGTCAGGGCGGCTCGGGTGACAGCACCGCCAACGGCCTGGAGCCGGAAAAAGCCAAAACCTACGAGATCGGTACGCGCTACAACGATGATGTGTGGGGTGGCGAGGTGACGCTGTTCTACATCGACTTCGACGACGAGCTGCAATACATCAGCAACGATATCGGCTGGACCAACCTCGGCGCGACCAAGCATCAGGGCATTGAGGCGTCGGTGCACTACGACATGGCCGCACTCGACCCGCGCCTCGATGGCCTGACCGCCAATGCCGGCTTCACCTACACCCGCGCCACCTATGAAGGCGAGATTCCCGGCTTCAAGGGCCGCGATCTGCCGTTCTATTCGCGGCAGGTTGCGACGGTCGGTTTGCGTTACGACATCAATCGCTGGACTTACAACATTGATGGCTTTGCCCAGTCGAAACAGCGTTCGCCGGGCACCGGTGTGAATGCGGATGGCAGCTTCAATGGCAACTACATCACCGAAGGTACGGCGGACGGGCAGTACGGCGACATTCCGGGTTACGTGACCTGGAACGTGCGCGGCGGCTACGACTTCGGCCCGCAGGTGTCGAATCTCAAGCTCGGCGCCGGGGTGAAAAACGTCTTCGACAAGCAGTACTTCACCCGCTCCAGCGACAACAACTCGGGGATGTATGTCGGCGCGCCGCGCACGTTCTTCGTGCAGGCCAGCGTCGGCTTCTAA
- a CDS encoding FecR family protein — translation MMETRDCACGQMAVRDEAAAWFVRLQEPNVDVEEQLRFDAWLDEHPQHREEFQLLQGLWTATDLLPMSRLQALAETPPPRRERRPLLRYAVAASVLAVALGLGLSSGLNHPGGYRAEFATALGERKHVALPDGSVIDLNSRSRLQVRYEQNRRVIELIAGEAMFSVEHDPSRPFVVEAGSGKVTVTGTRFDVRRDATQTRVAVEQGTVKVQASDAPDNQFINLSAGLGTSVDAHGRVLPAYAVNPAELTAWRHGKLVFNNASLSEVAAQVSRYRDKPLIVSQPNVASLRLTSVFRSDDTDALLKALPSILPVTVRTLADGSQEIISR, via the coding sequence ATGATGGAGACTCGTGATTGCGCCTGTGGGCAAATGGCGGTGCGTGATGAGGCGGCAGCCTGGTTCGTGCGTTTGCAGGAGCCGAATGTCGACGTCGAAGAACAGCTGCGCTTCGACGCCTGGCTGGATGAACACCCGCAACATCGCGAAGAATTTCAGTTGCTGCAAGGCTTGTGGACGGCGACTGATCTGCTGCCGATGTCGCGTCTCCAGGCGCTTGCCGAAACTCCGCCACCCCGCCGTGAACGCCGTCCGCTGCTGCGTTATGCCGTGGCCGCGAGTGTCCTGGCCGTTGCGCTGGGACTTGGCCTGTCCAGTGGACTCAATCATCCCGGCGGTTACCGCGCCGAGTTCGCTACGGCGTTGGGCGAGCGCAAGCATGTGGCGTTGCCGGATGGTTCGGTGATCGATCTGAACAGTCGCAGCCGCTTGCAGGTGCGTTATGAGCAGAATCGACGGGTTATCGAACTAATCGCAGGCGAAGCGATGTTCAGCGTTGAACATGACCCCTCGCGGCCGTTTGTTGTCGAAGCGGGGAGCGGCAAGGTCACGGTCACCGGCACGCGTTTCGATGTACGCCGCGATGCCACGCAAACCCGTGTGGCGGTGGAGCAGGGTACGGTGAAGGTGCAGGCAAGTGACGCCCCGGACAACCAATTCATCAACCTGAGCGCCGGCCTCGGCACTTCGGTCGATGCGCACGGCAGAGTCCTGCCGGCTTACGCGGTCAACCCGGCGGAGCTGACTGCCTGGCGCCACGGCAAACTGGTGTTCAACAACGCCAGCCTCAGCGAAGTGGCGGCGCAAGTGTCACGCTATCGCGACAAGCCGCTGATCGTGTCCCAGCCGAACGTGGCCAGCCTGCGCCTGACCAGTGTGTTCAGATCCGACGACACCGACGCCTTGCTCAAAGCCTTGCCGAGCATCCTGCCGGTGACCGTGCGCACCCTCGCCGATGGCAGTCAGGAAATAATTTCCAGATAG
- a CDS encoding sigma-70 family RNA polymerase sigma factor: MRSRRSGFFEHYEELIGTWTRRLRNRAQAEDLAHDTFVRVLEADSAAVQQPRAYLHQTARNIAVDGYRREDRRGAMETETVDDSASSAGDPEHYMHAIQLADSIERALTELPLNCRRIFVWQKIEGLTQAEIAERLGLSKNMVEKYMIRTLRHLRERLDGLQS; this comes from the coding sequence ATGCGCTCCCGCAGATCCGGCTTTTTCGAGCATTACGAAGAGTTGATCGGCACCTGGACTCGGCGCCTGCGCAATCGCGCGCAGGCCGAGGATCTGGCGCACGACACCTTTGTGCGGGTGCTCGAGGCGGATTCGGCGGCGGTGCAGCAGCCGCGCGCGTATCTGCACCAGACCGCGCGCAATATCGCGGTCGATGGTTACCGGCGCGAGGACCGGCGCGGCGCGATGGAGACGGAGACGGTCGATGACAGTGCGTCGTCAGCGGGCGATCCGGAGCACTACATGCACGCGATCCAGTTGGCCGATTCCATCGAACGCGCGCTCACTGAACTGCCGCTCAACTGCCGCAGGATCTTTGTCTGGCAGAAGATCGAAGGCCTTACTCAGGCGGAGATTGCCGAGCGCCTCGGGCTGTCCAAGAACATGGTCGAAAAGTATATGATCCGCACCCTGCGGCATCTGCGAGAGCGGCTGGATGGCTTGCAATCATGA
- a CDS encoding carboxymuconolactone decarboxylase family protein, whose amino-acid sequence MQPRADFYTASPDALKAMMALENAVSKLPLEKSLIELVKLRASQINGCAFCIDMHTADAIKDGETPRRLFAVTAWREAPFFSERERAALLWTESLTQLSLTHAPDEDYDVVAAQFSPKELVDLTVAINTINGWNRLAVGFRKLPQA is encoded by the coding sequence ATGCAACCTCGTGCCGATTTCTACACTGCTTCTCCTGATGCCCTGAAAGCGATGATGGCGCTGGAAAATGCCGTCTCGAAACTGCCGCTGGAAAAGAGCCTGATCGAACTGGTCAAGCTGCGTGCCTCGCAGATCAACGGCTGCGCCTTCTGCATCGACATGCACACCGCCGACGCGATCAAGGATGGCGAAACCCCGCGTCGCCTGTTCGCCGTGACGGCATGGCGGGAAGCGCCGTTCTTCAGCGAGCGCGAACGCGCCGCGCTGCTCTGGACCGAGTCGCTGACGCAACTGAGCCTGACCCACGCACCCGACGAAGACTATGACGTGGTTGCTGCCCAGTTTTCGCCAAAGGAACTGGTTGACCTGACCGTGGCGATCAACACCATCAACGGCTGGAATCGCCTGGCGGTGGGCTTCCGCAAACTGCCGCAGGCTTAA